A window of the Zeugodacus cucurbitae isolate PBARC_wt_2022May chromosome 2, idZeuCucr1.2, whole genome shotgun sequence genome harbors these coding sequences:
- the LOC105219621 gene encoding RNA polymerase II elongation factor Ell-like — SENMANCPTMLTPGEYEMAQNDYRDDSKEIFLVKLTDSAYRAIEEFHHYANTNSFTNGERAQMQMNGNSGVIHIPTLANEEGYNFKFSVDAVEGELECVQQTVEGLDVLGPIPHRMRIHANDDVYTETRTKMAMVGETQRSKGTKVIKPNKDEIGRKVKKPVATLASQHMKHNEVHARMRAKLPGGDVKSSKTGIGRSLNKSTYAGMHHNRYSNASSSQLHVTNSTTPSGSGTNNRSNSNGKSSHGRGNSSAVSNSLPSLTPASQPSPTMTNGNVISNNRASAGQYKSPAPSTVVNESANEVKHGVSSHSTAAKAKPTRGRPPGASKGGKASSAKGNKQTNITRCKIHERVIQMLAVRPYKKLELYSRLQNEGLRDSERSVISTVLRDTALLRDNAYSLRRHIWNDVKEDWPFYSEQERQQLKRNKPQNLTPPISSDAASLTSGQSPPLLNSPSPPQVATDSDSNGGNSLKRLSEGSYDPVPSKKQRISHITAKERVGNHMNPSSVNNLVHHRNALAVEKGNVEISAHSVAMQTKGGNTSNQPTQRKRKFEAPISDQQPAERANDQKSSNSKKSSGRKSRNSSESKTVSTDAKKDKQKECEKQSTDHKKAKHKKSEKQSMETKKDTPRECEKQSTDPKKDKHKKSVKPSIDTKKDIPKECEKQSTDPKKDKHKKSVKPSIDTKKDIPKECEKQSQNTPSTSKETTRKSKSKKDKEELNSNKNKIDVPVISRKRTSKPEKIVPTTINHNLEAPKHLEKQSSQYVDSNLQHQQQVAVQEAAEQHAATSHSRESNKYIEQSAQHAQPQHYPQLQISSQETADHSDNTDADTAEPQGFDFSSYIPVTCVEQRRLYKAEFERDFDEYSQLLERVEIVRRNFQMLTRQLQEIPPDSPSYEHIQQLIMEEYERVNSAEELQRKQRFDYLQAKLAHITQMVNDYDKMLTSKAEAAAIEAAVLKHQQRQQQQQNVPIAPIPEVKEVTSYTLNANTHMQTTPLHPNNSHVLPMETDRKDEIEVSQPPQITAQDIQQRKMKNTKNQEIRKKPTSGAQLAPQLPPQKSDQINDHPGQAQYKNVVKNSFRTLAPTSGAQLAPQQAQLPPQQAQQGCVQINVHPNEQENDLSSSESDDSSDSSSDDSSSESSSESDSESSSDDSD, encoded by the coding sequence TCCGAGAACATGGCGAACTGTCCAACAATGCTAACGCCCGGCGAATACGAGATGGCGCAAAATGATTATCGGGACGATTCGAAGGAGATTTTTCTTGTGAAATTAACCGATTCAGCATATCGCGCTATCGAGGAGTTTCACCACTACGCGAACACAAATAGTTTTACGAACGGAGAGCGTGCGCAAATGCAAATGAACGGTAATTCTGGTGTAATCCACATACCCACATTGGCCAATGAAGAAGGCTATAACTTCAAGTTCTCGGTGGATGCCGTTGAAGGAGAGCTTGAATGTGTGCAACAAACGGTCGAGGGTCTGGATGTACTCGGTCCCATCCCACACCGGATGCGTATACATGCCAATGATGATGTTTATACAGAAACACGCACCAAGATGGCAATGGTCGGAGAGACGCAACGCAGTAAAGGCACAAAAgtaataaaaccaaataaagaTGAGATTGGTCGCAAAGTGAAGAAGCCGGTAGCGACTTTAGCCAGTCAGCATATGAAACACAACGAGGTTCATGCTAGGATGCGTGCTAAATTGCCAGGAGGCGACGTTAAAAGTAGTAAAACCGGTATTGGACGATCGCTGAACAAGTCAACATATGCAGGAATGCATCACAATAGATATAGCAATGCTTCGTCTTCTCAATTACATGTTACAAACTCTACAACTCCAAGTGGATCCGGTACAAATAATCGATCGAATAGTAATGGTAAATCATCTCATGGTCGTGGTAATTCCAGCGCTGTCTCAAACTCACTACCATCATTAACACCCGCCTCACAACCATCTCCCACAATGACGAATGGGAATGTTATTTCTAATAATCGGGCGTCCGCCGGACAATACAAATCACCAGCGCCTTCTACAGTGGTTAATGAAAGTGCCAATGAGGTGAAGCACGGTGTATCCAGTCACTCTACTGCGGCCAAGGCAAAACCCACACGTGGACGGCCACCTGGTGCCTCTAAAGGCGGTAAAGCATCGAGTGCTAAGGGTAATAAGCAAACCAATATAACTCGTTGTAAAATACACGAACGTGTCATACAAATGTTGGCTGTGAGGCCGTATAAAAAGCTCGAGCTTTATTCCCGTCTACAAAACGAAGGCTTACGCGATAGTGAGCGCTCAGTTATTAGCACCGTGTTGCGAGATACAGCGCTCTTACGTGACAACGCATACAGTTTACGACGTCACATATGGAATGATGTCAAGGAAGATTGGCCTTTTTATAGTGAACAGGAGCGCCAACAGCTGAAAAGAAATAAACCTCAGAATTTGACTCCGCCAATAAGCTCAGATGCAGCGAGCTTAACATCGGGACAGAGTCCACCATTGCTAAACTCGCCCAGTCCACCACAAGTGGCCACGGATAGCGACTCAAATGGAGGCAATAGTTTGAAACGACTCAGTGAAGGGTCTTACGATCCGGTTCCGTCTAAAAAGCAGCGCATAAGTCATATAACGGCTAAAGAACGTGTGGGAAATCATATGAATCCGTCCAGTGTAAATAATTTGGTACATCACAGAAATGCGCTTGCTGTAGAAAAAGGCAATGTAGAGATCTCCGCGCATTCTGTTGCAATGCAAACCAAAGGTGGTAATACGAGCAATCAACCCACACAACGCAAACGGAAATTTGAAGCTCCTATTTCGGACCAGCAGCCAGCTGAGCGTGCAAATGATCAAAAGAGCAGCAACAGCAAGAAAAGCAGCGGTCGCAAGTCAAGGAACAGTAGCGAGAGTAAAACAGTGAGTACCGATGCCAAAAAAGATAAACAGAAAGAATGTGAGAAACAAAGTACCGATCACAAAAAGGCTAAACACAAAAAATCTGAGAAGCAAAGTATGGAAACCAAAAAAGATACACCAAGAGAATGTGAGAAACAAAGTACTGATCCCAAAAAAGACAAACACAAAAAATCTGTGAAACCAAGTATTGATACCAAAAAAGATATACCAAAAGAATGTGAGAAGCAAAGTACTGATCCCAAAAAAGACAAACACAAAAAATCTGTGAAACCAAGTATTGATACCAAAAAAGATATACCAAAAGAATGTGAGAAACAAAGTCAAAATACACCCAGTACAAGCAAGGAAACAACGCGGAAAAGCAAGTCCAAGAAAGATAAGGAAGAACTTAATAGTAACAAAAACAAGATTGATGTACCAGTGATCTCCAGAAAGCGGACATCAAAACCAGAGAAGATTGTGCCGACAACTATAAATCACAATCTAGAGGCTCCTAAACACTTAGAAAAACAGAGCTCTCAATATGTGGACTCAAATCTGCAGCATCAGCAGCAAGTCGCAGTTCAAGAAGCAGCTGAGCAGCATGCCGCAACAAGTCATAGCCGTGAGAGTAACAAATATATAGAACAGAGTGCTCAACATGCGCAGCCACAGCACTATCCTCAGCTGCAGATCTCTTCTCAAGAAACAGCTGATCATTCTGACAACACTGACGCAGATACCGCTGAGCCACAAGGCTTCGATTTCAGCTCGTATATCCCGGTCACATGTGTCGAACAGCGACGGCTGTATAAGGCTGAATTTGAACGAGACTTCGACGAGTACAGCCAGCTGTTGGAACGCGTCGAAATTGTGCGCCGCAACTTTCAAATGCTAACACGTCAATTACAAGAAATACCACCGGACAGTCCTAGCTACGAACATATTCAACAACTGATTATGGAGGAATACGAGCGGGTAAATAGTGCTGAAGAGTTACAACGCAAGCAACGATTTGATTACCTTCAAGCCAAACTGGCGCACATCACACAGATGGTGAACGACTACGATAAGATGTTGACATCCAAGGCTGAAGCGGCTGCAATAGAAGCGGCAGTACTCAAACATCAACagcgccaacagcaacaacaaaatgtaccAATAGCGCCAATTCCTGAAGTAAAAGAGGTAACCTCTTACACTCTGAATGCCAACACCCATATGCAGACCACACCTCTCCATCCAAACAACAGCCACGTCTTACCAATGGAGACCGACAGGAAAGACGAAATAGAAGTTAGTCAGCCTCCACAAATAACGGCACAAGATATACAGCAACGTAAAATGAAGAATACTAAAAATCAGGAGATACGCAAGAAACCAACTTCAGGGGCACAACTCGCCCCACAACTACCCCCGCAGAAAAGTGATCAAATAAATGATCATCCAGGCCAGGCacaatataaaaatgttgttaAGAACTCATTCAGAACACTTGCGCCTACTTCAGGCGCACAACTCGCCCCACAACAAGCACAACTCCCCCCACAGCAAGCACAGCAAGGATGTGTGCAAATAAACGTTCATCCAAATGAACAGGAGAATGACTTGAGTTCTTCAGAATCGGACGATTCATCCGACTCTAGTTCGGATGACTCTAGTTCGGAAAGCTCGAGTGAATCAGATAGTGAATCATCAAGTGATGACAGTGATTAG